The region AAACAAAAATAAATGAAGAAAGTCCCAAGGTCGTCTTCCACTCACAAGTGACTACTCCTACTGAGTATTTGTACATCAATTGTACAAAGCCAACAAAGCAAACAAGAAGGGGTGAAAATACATCTTACAAATGTTAATGGTGAAATTTAGCAATTGGATGGTAATAACGAATTCATAAGTACATCATTCACACCAAAAACACAATCAAAGTCAAATAATGATACAAATGCTAATGCCTCCAACTCTTCATCAAAAACGCATGTGGTATCGAGTTTTGGGGATTAGAGGTATGTTATTGATTTACTCATGTCTCTGATTCATTTTAAATTGTGTCCCTCTCTGGATATGAGACTGTCATGGTCCCTCTCTGAACCAGGTCATCATTGGACCAAAGTCCTACCTAACTCCAAAATAAATGCATGCATGGTCATGTGCAATGTAAGCATGtaacatcatcaacatcataaacatcatcaacatcatcaaaAACATTAGTAGAAGGTTCCACTCTTAAACCTATAGATTTCCAATCACAGGTCGTCATTGTAATCCTTTCGAATTACTAATCATCAAAATTTGCCAATCAAGGTTGTCACTATGATCCCTCTGGATTACTATACTAAAAAATTATCgttaaaaatttatttatttttcatcaAAAAGGAAAAGTTGTTTTATTACCCAAACCTCCAACtcatcaaaaaatttcagggAAACTCAAAACATCTGAATATCTCTCATTTCTCAAAAAAGACTCTAGAGTACCCCAAAAGTACTCTAAAGTATTCGACATGCTCTAAAGTTAAAGATTTCACAAGTGATAACTCTACTAAGCATAAAGACATGCAATTTGACTCAATTTTCTCAAAAGTGACCCTAAGGTTACCAAAAGGGTTTCGACATCAAAAGTTgctcaaaaatcaccaaaaaacTCTCGAACTCGAAAAACTGCCAAAACGTCTGAAATCGCCTTCGAAAAGTCATTGAACCGTCGTAGACCGTCGGCGTGCGGCCCAGTGGTCGTCGCCTCCGTCGGAACGCGGCTTCCTAGAACCACTGATCTTCGTATTCCGGTGAGACACGTCGTGCATCCTCTAATTTTCGCCACTGTGTCCTGCTGCAGACCCACAGTGCAGCCGACCGATTCCTCGGCGCCCCCCGCAGCAgctccccccccccccccccggGTCAATTTTTTAGATTTTTTCAAAGTTCTGACTTTTTATTTTCTACAAAGCTTTCTAATTTTGgtaaaaaaaaatagttttatGGGATCTGAGAAgttttttggaaaaaaaatttaCAGTTATGGGAAAATAGGGGGAAACACGTAGGTTCTGCAGATAGAGAAAATTTGGAAAACAAATGACCCAAACAAATTCCAACTCAAAAATATGATCAAACAATATAACACCAAATTCATACAAATTCATCACAATCATAACAAGTTTTGTAAACCTACCAACAACAGCACTTTAGAGACCATAGGAGATTTATCCCAAATCCCATTTTTGGGTCCAGAGCAATCATACGAACAAACAAATCCATCGATTATGCCAATAAGGTTTTTTCCAAACCTTATTTGGACAAAATCACACATATCATAAGAAATAAGGGGAAATTGCATTACCCCAAGGAACCATCTCATCCTGGTGCCCAAATCACCCATCAATAAGACAATTTCCCCTCCCCCTACCTTAGAATTGCATAGTTTTTGGATTAAGTTGTTGTTTCTCCTTCCTAAATATCTCCTTAGAATTTCCTAGCTGCTTCTGTGTTTTTTCATTTTCATGTATCAACCTTTCTCtcaatcccaattttttttcctATTTAACCTAATAGATTTTTGCAAATTCTCAACTTTACCCATAATACTTCATTACTATAACTTAACCTTCTAATTTTATTAAAACTCTAATTCCTCCCCATACTCTCGATTTTTCATAAATTcttatttaaattaaataaatatttaatttaaataaatatttaattcAAATAAGTACGTAATAAAATATCCTTAATTTTTTATTCTCTCACCTTATTACAAAATAGTTAAATTTATCAAATTATTCATAATAACCTCAATAATCCTATTTTATTTTCTCTACTCTCCAATTCTATAACCCTGGTAATTATTAAATTACCAAAATACCCCTACACACCGAAAAATACCAAAATTTAAGTACAATAAATAAAACACAtcaataattaaataaaatactcGATTAaaaatcggggtgttacaactctcccccaccTAAAAAGATTTTCGCCCTCGAAAATTATTTGACAAAAACAAATTCGGATAGGATACTTTCATCCAACTCTCCAGCTCCTATGTCAAACTCCAACAGGTCCTCCCCAAACCACCTTCACTAAAGCAATCTCCTTCCCTCTGAGTCGCTTCACTTCACGATCCACAATTCTTATAGGCAATGCTTCAACAATCAGATTATACATCACTTGAACATCGTCCATTTGGATTATATGAGACAAATCGAGAATGTACTTCTGAAGTTGAGATACATGAAAAACATTATACATGTTCGAAAGAGATTGTGGCAAGGTCACCCTATAGGCAACAACTTCAATCCGCTTGAAAATCTGATAGGGATCAATGAAACGaggagtaagctttttagacttcaaagACCTTCCAACACCAGTCACATGAGTGACTCTCGAAAACATATATTCACCCTCTCGGAATTCAAGAGTCTTCCTTCGCTCACCGTGATAACTTTTTTGCCTACTCTAAGATGtcttcatcttctcttggattCATGTGGCACTTCTCGCCTTCTTGTCATCTTCTTGATCATGATTTTGTCTTGATCATGATTTTGGTGGTTTACAATCAAAAATTCAATCGAAAAGGACTCCATGCCGAAACCTTAGCAAAAGGAACCTCAAAACCCTAATCAGGCTCGACCCAAGGGCAAGGCAAGCTAGGCCTTTGTCTAGGGCCTCACTTTTTTGAACCATATAAAAGACCTTCAAAATAATGTAATTAACTAGTAAATACCAACAAAAGTGTTATTTAATCCAAATGTATGATGTGGCCTAGCAGTAAAGTAGCATCTTATGTTCATTGAAGGCATGGGTTAGGCACTTACGGTTGTAAGTTTTGGAATCTCATTCTTTCCTTTTTCTTTAATCAATTTTTGTAATGATTGAAAAAGCTCATTACAAAGCATTTTTCATTCAATACATCTAATGAGATTGGTCATTATTCTAACAATACATTTATCATTTATGATATTAAtcatttattttaaaaacttATCTATTTTTATTTGGTCATAAAAAAATTGACTAAAATCTACTATtattttcacacaaaaaaaaatatttttaatgaataattttaaaatgaatttCTAAAATAATACTCTTTTTTTAATATAATTCTtaaattatataaaaataatGTAGCTCAAAGAGTCCATAAAATAGTTAATTAAATTCATACTATTAAGATTATAAAAAATAGCAttaatttttataattaattaaggattaaattaatatatttaattttatattatttagagatttaattgaagaaaataataatttaaaaaaattattgatgattgtttattttaaaataaaaattatttttcttttacttttaaaaaaaaaaaataatcTTAGGCCTCCAAATCAGAGCTTAATGATTTTATGAATTTGGAAAATATTATAATTTGTAGCTTCTTTAATTTTATACTTGTATGGTTATTTAATTTCCAGATTAAAATATGTTATAATATATTAATCTATATTGTTTTAATTCCAACACAGCAGCATTATCTTCAAAATGAGTTTTAAAAAAAACTATGTTATGGCATTATGCAAATCTTTTAATCGCAATGCTAGAAAAGCTAGATCTAATGTAAACACGAGCTTGTATGATTTGTTAAATATATACCTAAATGGATGTTTAAAGGTAGTTTTCAGAACTAGAAAAAAATAATTGAAGAAGGTTGACCAAAGAAGATAACAACAACAAATCAAAGAGCATAATAGTTAAAGACCCTCTGGCATGGCATTTCATAAATTAATATAATTGGTAAGCAGggttttaaaaataaatatgaTTGTCTTTTCTGTTCATAATTTTAATTTATAAACTATGTTATCTCTACTCTATTATTAATGCTGTTCATTGTatacaaaaaaaattattgaTGCTCATCATAAACTATGTAACTTCTACATTATTTAAATAGTAgtttttttataataaaaaagTTAATTAAAATAGAATTAATTTGACCATAATATATCTTTACAAAGTAAACCACAATATTAAACAAACTAGACAAAACCATGTGATGATTTAGTCACTTTTAGAAAATTGATTTTCCTAGCTATCTCTCCAATTAATTCAAGAGCTTGCATGATGCTATAAAAGGTTACAATGTCCTTATAGTTCAACATTCAGAAAACTATTACAGAGAATAACTTCAACTTGAAAATGAAGAACAAATATTCACTAGTAGCTTGCATGATACTCTTAAGCTTCCTccttgtttgtcaaggaagcaGCCTTACCAAGGATTTTTACCGGCATTCCTGCCCTCAAGCCGCCGACATAATTAAGAACAAAACCCTGCAACATGTCACTGCTAATCCCGTCTTACCTGCTAAGTTGCTTAGAATGCATTTTCATGACTGTTTCGTCAGGGTATAAATCAATACATTGGTAATTTTATGTACTACTATTTGTTGTGTGTGTTAATATGTGTAACAGATTGTAAACATAAACATTCCAGGGTTGTGACGGTTCGGTTCTGTTGAACTCCACTGCCAATAACACTGCAGAAAAGGATGCAATTCCGAATTTAACTTTGTTTGGCTTTGATGTCATTGACGAGATAAAAGACGCGATCGAGGCGAAATGTCCCAAAACTGTGTCTTGTGCTGACATATTGGCCTTGGCTGCTAGGGATGCTGTTTCTGCACAAGTAAGATAACACTTTTTTATTTTCTTACAAGCAATGCCTGCATACTAAAACTATAGAACAAAGTTCAGCCTCAAAATTTCTTCTATTTTGCAGTTTGACAAACCTATGTGGGAAGTACTCACTGGTAGAAGAGACGGTACAGTATCGAAAAGTAGCGAAGCCTTGGCCAATATCCCGGGACCTAACTTTAATTTCACCCAACTCATACAAAACTTTGCAAGTAAAGGTCTCACCCTGCATGATCTTGTTGTATTATCAGGTACATTGATATAAATTGTACTAAATACACAGTTATTCAATTGAAGGTAAATACTAATTATAAATTGCATACTTGTAGGAGCACACACAATTGGAATAGGCCACTGCAACGCCTTCAGTAACAGGCTTTACAATTTCACGGGAAAAGGCGATCAAGATCCTTCTTTGAATTCGACATATGCTGCATTCTTGAAGACTAAATGTAAGAGTCTGAGTGACAACACAACAAGGGTGGAGATGGATCCTGGAAGCTCTAGGACTTTCGACAGTGACTATTATCCTAACCTTCTTCAGAAAAAGGGTCTGTTTCAATCAGATGCTGCTCTTCTAACACAAGATCAGTCAACAGGTATTGTGGAAGAGTTGGTTAACCAAAACAAGTTCTTCACGGAGTTTGCACAGTCGATGAAGAGGATGGGAGCCGTTGATATTCTCACAGGCTCTGCTGGGGAAATTCGGATCAAGTGTTCCATTGTCAACTGATAAATAAGTAGAAAAGTTGAGTCTAGTAAAAAGGGGTTTAGTACTAAGTCATGAAAGAAAGAATATCTCAAGAGTATATGCATAATGCATGGTTTCAAATTATTGTGTATTGCCTACTATATTTCAATTATGAAAAGTAAATTATCCTAACATCATTGGAGTTTAATAAATCAGTTATTAAATTTAGATCACAGGCAACCAGGGTGGAGGCATCCACAGCACTTGCTGTGGATCCAAATGTTAACTCAGTCCTCTCCTGCAGATACACTAACATTATAGTTTTCAATTGAGACATTTCAAAGACCTACAAGTCAAGTAAATTGATTTAAAAAATGTTTAAAGTATCAGCAAATCTGAGCACTTAATAATCATAATGGAAGGAAGGGTAAATCTGAGCACTTATCACAGGCCACTTAATTTCAAAGATTTGTTATATGTTCCTCAAATCAATAAAAACTTTAGTAGATGATCACAATACATGTCTCAAATCTCATGATACTTGTTGCTTAGGGAAGAAAAAGGGGCAGGGAGAACTCTACCGGAAGGGAAAATTAAAGATGTACTCTATCAATTGTTTAGTGTCTCGGTTTCTGAAAATAGAGAAGTAAAAGAACCTACTGTGTTCATTTCTGTTAAAGAAAATTGTCTTACGAAGTTTGGCCATCCTGCAGATAGATATTTGATCAAATGCACCTTTGAATCTAGTACATTCTGAATCTGAAGTACGGGGTCCAGCACCAACAAATTCTGTTTTTGATTTCAAGTATTATGTTCATTTCATTTTATATATGCTTTTAATAGATTTGTATGGAGTTATCTTCTAAGGCAAAAATCAGATTGTGCAACAAATCATAAGCTTTTATTCAATTCAAAATCCTTGTGAAAAATCAGTTCAATACAAAAATTAAAGCAGTACAGTATGATAGTGGAAGAGAATTTATTTAAAACCTAATAATATTGATAATAGAAGCTAAAATTCAATTGAGGCAATCATCATCTCCATACACATAGTCTCAAAATGGTAGAGCAAAGAGGAAACATAGATTAATGGTTGAACTTGGATTAACATAGCAGGCTCAAGCTAAAATGCCCTTAATTAACAGTATCATAATGCAGACACCGGTTctttcaaaaacaaaaaggcAATGAAACAATTTGGTTATCCAATTTCATACTAGGAATAGAATACAATTTCATATAAGCAGAGAAGAGTGTCATAATGATTTTCCTTTCCTTTCATACAAAACAGTAGAGAATAACCCAAAAATAAGCCATAACACTTAAAGGTGCTTTACAAGGCAcatgaaaaattctggaaaaacTTAATAATAGACTAAAATATAACAGAACAAGTGAACAAAAACACCTCATAGATGAGGACAAAAGGCCAAAATTTCATCTTCTTCCAGCAATCCTCAACAAAGGAGAAATTATCCCTTGTATCTCTTGCAAAGACTGTTGAATCCGTATCTCCGCCTCGACAGTGCTCTTGAGATTTCTTATATGTTGCTTGAGAACTTCAGAAGCCCTAATATCATCAGCCCTTATTTCAACAACCTTATTGGCCAATCCCAATAACAACCTAGAATACTTAGGCACAGTACAATACTTATGCAAGAAAGCCAAAAGCAGTTCCAGGTTCACCAAATCCAAATCAGAAACACACCTCAAAAGTTTCTTCCTAGACACCAATTCCTCCATCACCGCAACCACATAGCCAGGATTCTTACCTTCCAACACACACACTAGAGCCTCCCCGTGCCTAAACTTGTTCAAGAGCTTATCATGTGCTGTCAACTTCACTTTCTTTGGCCTCATAACCAAGTAATCACCCTCAGATGGTTTCTCTCCTTGCCCTCTTTGAAAATACCTATAGTAATTACTTGTCAAAACCCTCTTCTCATTACTCTCCACAGGCCTAATTCTCCAAAATGCACTATCCTCAGCCTTCTTTATCTTCCTCTTCTCAGTCCCGCCAATCTCAGTCTCCTCAATCTCGGTCTCCTTTATCTCAGTCCCCTTTATCTTCCTCTTTGCAGCATAAATTATTCCATTGGAAGTTCCAATCACCCTAGTAGAACAATCTGGCGAATACCCAACAGACAAAAGAGGCGCAGGGAACCTCATTGAATAAGTAACCTTCATAGAACCATAATCAAACACCTTAAAATAACCATCCAAACCAACACTCATTATCCTATATTGATTCGATTCATCCCCAGAATCCTTCCCGACTCGACCAACACAAATAGAAGTCACAGTCTTGTTGTGACTCTCCATAGAATACAGAAGCTTCCCACCTCCAATCAAGTCCCAAAGCTTAACAGAATTCCCACCGGCCGTCGCAATAATCCCTCTCGAAGGCAAGAAAACAACATCCTCCACAGGACACCCATGGTTAAAATCCATAGCAGATTTCGAAGAATCCCTAACCCTAACATCCCAAAGCTTAACAAGATGATCATACGAACCGGTAACAAAAGTATCAGAATTAACCGGAGAGGAATCACCGCACCTAACATAATCCTTATGACCATGAAACTCGTGAATCACAGTCCCCTCCGCGACATCCCAATATTTAACGAGCGCATCATCACCGCCGGAAATAAGATGAAGCTTATCATGGTGAGGGTAATGAACAAACCGAACAGGGCGATTATGAGATCGAAGACGACGGAGAGTATTACGCTCATTGACATCGAAGACCTGAACGAGACCGGAGAGGTCAGAGGCGGCAATAAGACGTGCGTCGCTACGGAAGGAAACGGAGGAGACGACGTCGGGGAAGGAGGAGATGGTGGTGGTTTGGGAGAGGGTTTGGGAGCTGAAGATGGAGAGGGAGGTTGAGTTAGCGGCGACGAAGGAGTGAGGTGGAGTCGGTGAAAAGGTGATGGAAGGGATGGAGAGGAGTTTAGGGATTTGTTTATTTTTGAAGGAAGACCAGTATTTGGATTCGGAAGTTTGTTTTGGAGTTCGTGGTTTGGTTTTGAGATTTGGTTTAACTGGGAAGCTCTTTGCTACTTTGGTTTCCTCCATTGATGCAGAAGCTAAGCTAAACCCTTTACTGTGTTTGATCGTTTGGTGAATTAGGGTTTAAGGTTTGGGAGTGGCGGCACTGTCACACGGTTCAAAGAAAGCCCGCAGAGTATACAAGTAAAACATCGTGCAAAAAAATTTTAGTATTCCTTTTTATTTGAAACTAAAAAATGTTAGTATTTAATTAAGAATTTTGTTATATTTTGATAAATGTTAATCTTTCGATCCCACGataatgctaagtaaattaatTGACCATTTtacataaattaaaaaaataataataaaagatataaaatgatatttttatttaattatcttttatcaaatattaaaaataataaaagtaatATTAATTAGATGGTAGAATTGGAAAATATgcattaaaaaataaaatgaattattCATTTTAAGACACATATCTATTCCAAATGAATGACTCATTATAGAATGGAAGGATTACTAGTATTTAAATGTTTATGGATCGCATGAAGGAAACTATTCTAGAACGTCTAATATGGTGGTTCATATTAATGTGTGTGACTGACTATAAACAAGCGACAGCAACAATAAAAACAAACAGGGATTACCGTAGGAAGTTGAAATTAATCAAGTGGGATGCACCTGCAATGGAGAGAGTGAAGTTGAACATTGATGGTGCTAGTGATACGCATGGTAATGCGAGTTGTGGTGGTGTCGAGTGAAGTTGAACATTGATGGTGCTAGTGATACGCATGGTAATGCGAGTTGTGGTGGTGTCATTAAAGGGGATGAGGGTGAATGGTTAATTGGTTTTTCTAAACACATTGAGATTTGTGACGCAACAGAGATGAGGTTCAcgctgtcataccccaaaactTGTTCTCCCTTTTCATCCTTTCGTTCAATCCTTCACTTGGGAATCATTTGTATACATTCATGCTTCATTCATGTGTATCATTCATCCATTGATACTTGATAGTTTATCACTATAAATTCAAAGCTTTTGTCTTGCAAAGTTAGGGTTTGTGTGTGGATCAAACCTAAAAGGTGTGTCTTGGTTATTCATATGATCATAagggatgtgaaaccctaattgcTTGGTCTTTAAAGTATGGATTCAATAAGATCTCACCATGGCACTCTCCAGGGCTttcaaaccctaatttcttgatctTTGATTCAAGAGACTTCATTGTGACATTATTTGAGTCATCTAAATCCTAATGTGGTCTCATTATCATTGGTGGGCCTCCTAAGCCTAGTTATATGTGTTATGTGCTTCACTCAGCTTCTCATTCATGATGTTGCCTTGGTTTTGGTTCTATCCATTTGTGCCTAAGTTCATTAATCTTAATCCAAGTCCTTGGCTTCACAAGTTTCATCTATTTCCATTCATTCATCTGATCATTGTCATGTTATCATTGCTAAGTTCGTGGTTTTTCTTTAGGCCTTAGTGCATTGTATCTCATTGACATGGCTAAAAACTTAGTGTCTCTCTTTCATGGGTCTTTGATTGGACCATTGCAAACATAGCCAAACCAGTCTGTTAAGTCCATTTCATTACATGATCATTCAAATTCAAGCTATGTTCATACACTAAACTCATCCATTTTTTCATTCAAATAGCCATTCTATTCATTACCATCCATaaatgttcattacatgaaaaaaaaatccaaaaattacatgttgaccaaatgttgactttggtcaacatttgactttttggtcaactttgaccaaagtcaactcaaaAAAAAATTCATCCTAAACCACTAAATGTCCAATCCTAGTCCTAATCCCATTTTCCAATTCCATCTTGATTTTGATTTGGCCATTTGCACATGATCTTCAATGCCTTCATGCCATGAACTTAGCTTGAACAAGTAAGCCTAGCAAAACAAAGCCATGTTGCAGCATGTTAAAACATGTCACAAGAGGTTATACCAAGGTCAGAATTGAGGCGATGTTGATAAGTTATATCTGCAGAACCAAGAACAAATCAGAACACCCCATGAGTTTATGTAAACCATGACCTACATGAGCTGCAAAAGAAAACAAGTAAACACATAACATGAAGCTAGTCATAAATATTGGCAAAGCATGATGCAAAAGCTCAAAGTCAGAATGAATGCACTAGCCACAAACATGAAGCATTGCAGAACATGCCATGTCACCATCAAGCCATAGAGTCTATTAGCACATGAAACAAGTCAAAATCATGCACATCAATGTTGCTACATCAGTCCAAGCCAGAATTGCAGATGAATATTGCAACAACATGCAGACCTGCACACATGTTGTAAACCAACCCAAGCATGACATCCAATGTGACCTGAGCCATGCAACACAAGCCTAACAAAGCAAGCCTGGCACTGCTAATTTCCTGCATAAGGTTTGACAGAAAAGTGGACTTCAATATGAACCTTTCTTTGCTGCCAAACACCCTGCATAAATTTGACAGAAAAAAGAGGAGTATCAAGGAATCATTTCACATTCCATGACTCAGAGGAAATTGACCTTAAATTCGAATGAAATTGATCCCAAATTCACATTTTCATTAAACTTAAATTCCAACCAAATTCATTTCAGTTTCATTTCCAACTGACCCTAACTAACTTTGGATCAAATTTGCTCAACTAACTAACTTCCACATTTGAGTTTCATTTGGAGTGAATTTCAACTGAGTTTCTAACAGAAACTCAGTCTATAAATTCACTTCATCGTCTCAAATTCAGACTCTCAAATCCAGATCACAAAATCATAGTATCTTCCCTCTCGTGGCTATCTCTCTCAACCTCACTTCAAAGCTCGTTTCCCCGATGTTGCTCAGAGCCTCACCTTGAATCTtgtgtgattatagtgaaaattTCTTGTAAGTACAAGGGGATGGATTACTCTCGGTTTATGAGAGGAACCAAGATAAATTTGTGTCTCTCTCTTCTTTCTTGCATTACTTATCTGCTGCCTATCTCTTGCctctaattcaaattttatacTTTGTATTTAGAATCAGACAAGAGCTCTATAAAGAAAGGAAAAGTCTAACACAATTCAACTCCCCCTTTTTGTGTTTTTCTTACCTTCAAGGTTCTCATGCAAGATTTATCCTTTTGGAAAAGCTTTATGAAGACCACCTGTAGTGGGTTGTGTTTGTCAAAGGTGGTGCTATGAAGGTTGATAACCATCAGACTTGTACATTGAGGTGTTAGCTCTTGTTCTTGGTTGGCACGTCCATGTTTGTGGGCAAAAGTGCAATCTATGTCGATGTGGTCTATCTTTAGTACTTCATCGACGTAACTACGATTCACGAGTATAACTAGGGGGACCGCATGTTTGGTCTACCTGTACTCGGGGTTAGACGAGAGTTGTCTTTGGAAGACAATGCAGACGATAGAAAGTTGCATGTTGCTTACAATAATTTACGGTTACTAATATTTTCATAAGTCATTTGTTACACTTATTATTAATATTGCAT is a window of Lathyrus oleraceus cultivar Zhongwan6 chromosome 6, CAAS_Psat_ZW6_1.0, whole genome shotgun sequence DNA encoding:
- the LOC127095690 gene encoding uncharacterized protein LOC127095690, producing the protein MFSRVTHVTGVGRSLKSKKLTPRFIDPYQIFKRIEVVAYRVTLPQSLSNMYNVFHVSQLQKYILDLSHIIQMDDVQVMYNLIVEALPIRIVDREVKRLRGKEIALVKVVWGGPVGV
- the LOC127093400 gene encoding peroxidase 3 codes for the protein MKNKYSLVACMILLSFLLVCQGSSLTKDFYRHSCPQAADIIKNKTLQHVTANPVLPAKLLRMHFHDCFVRGCDGSVLLNSTANNTAEKDAIPNLTLFGFDVIDEIKDAIEAKCPKTVSCADILALAARDAVSAQFDKPMWEVLTGRRDGTVSKSSEALANIPGPNFNFTQLIQNFASKGLTLHDLVVLSGAHTIGIGHCNAFSNRLYNFTGKGDQDPSLNSTYAAFLKTKCKSLSDNTTRVEMDPGSSRTFDSDYYPNLLQKKGLFQSDAALLTQDQSTGIVEELVNQNKFFTEFAQSMKRMGAVDILTGSAGEIRIKCSIVN
- the LOC127093399 gene encoding protein SLOW WALKER 1, with the translated sequence MEETKVAKSFPVKPNLKTKPRTPKQTSESKYWSSFKNKQIPKLLSIPSITFSPTPPHSFVAANSTSLSIFSSQTLSQTTTISSFPDVVSSVSFRSDARLIAASDLSGLVQVFDVNERNTLRRLRSHNRPVRFVHYPHHDKLHLISGGDDALVKYWDVAEGTVIHEFHGHKDYVRCGDSSPVNSDTFVTGSYDHLVKLWDVRVRDSSKSAMDFNHGCPVEDVVFLPSRGIIATAGGNSVKLWDLIGGGKLLYSMESHNKTVTSICVGRVGKDSGDESNQYRIMSVGLDGYFKVFDYGSMKVTYSMRFPAPLLSVGYSPDCSTRVIGTSNGIIYAAKRKIKGTEIKETEIEETEIGGTEKRKIKKAEDSAFWRIRPVESNEKRVLTSNYYRYFQRGQGEKPSEGDYLVMRPKKVKLTAHDKLLNKFRHGEALVCVLEGKNPGYVVAVMEELVSRKKLLRCVSDLDLVNLELLLAFLHKYCTVPKYSRLLLGLANKVVEIRADDIRASEVLKQHIRNLKSTVEAEIRIQQSLQEIQGIISPLLRIAGRR